From the Panthera leo isolate Ple1 chromosome C1, P.leo_Ple1_pat1.1, whole genome shotgun sequence genome, one window contains:
- the TSPAN2 gene encoding tetraspanin-2 isoform X1, producing MQSFVKHTIILSSTSRWERRNAANSAMTAPKICMLILETLKCKYVKCISKLMKRGEGRVAVGSLVSRASSGSSKVIKEPGFFRLSTGSPWDNLRHLPSGLKDSRCGSTSHVLIRQPPKEKKKEVSPRVAPFRDEYHLCQKTPSRPLLAAYWPGLYRVFQPKPIMAEKRTTVTGSLTNGEAPWAWEGAQAPRRASDPWTKSEFCAKDRGEESAIMLSTEMLFSTHVVSRECTPFRPEPARTFNIFLLEELLALKTSSPSQGRPQCPKTKLGLSLSCATSPGMPRNSQGRGAEGMNLPAPPNPHMLLVVQDLLISYLFPTMSDSVQHSHTSAPAGLASMV from the coding sequence ATGCAGTCTTTTGTAAAACACACAATTATTTTAAGTTCCACCTCgaggtgggaaagaagaaatgctgCCAATTCAGCCATGACCGCCCCTAAAATATGCATGCtaattttagaaacattaaagtgtaaatatgtaaaatgtatatcGAAATTGATGAAACGTGGGGAGGGAAGAGTGGCGGTGGGGAGTCTCGTCTCCAGAGCTAGTTCTGGGTCCAGCAAAGTCATCAAGGAGCCAGGGTTTTTCCGTCTTTCCACCGGCAGTCCTTGGGATAACCTCAGACACCTCCCCTCGGGTTTAAAAGACAGCCGTTGTGGCTCCACGTCTCATGTCCTCATACGGCAACCTccgaaagagaaaaaaaaagaagtttcaccTCGCGTGGCCCCTTTTAGGGATGAATACCACCTTTGTCAGAAGACCCCCAGCAGACCTCTCCTCGCAGCTTATTGGCCAGGACTGTACCGTGTGTTCCAGCCTAAGCCAATCATGGCCGAGAAGAGAACTACTGTGACTGGCTCTCTGACTAATGGGGAGGCACCCTGGGCTTGGGAAGGGGCCCAGGCTCCCCGGAGGGCCTCTGACCCTTGGACAAAGTCAGAGTTTTGTGCCAAGGACAGAGGGGAGGAATCTGCCATCATGCTTAGCACCGAAATGCTCTTTTCCACTCACGTGGTTTCCAGGGAGTGCACACCCTTCCGTCCAGAGCCAGCACGCACATTTAACATATTTCTCCTTGAGGAACTCCTGGCTCTGAAAACCTCGTCTCCATCCCAGGGCAGGCCCCAGTGCCCCAAGACAAAGCTCGGCCTGTCCTTGTCCTGCGCCACCTCCCCGGGGATGCCCAGAAACagtcaggggaggggagcagaaggaatgaatctccctgccccccccaacccccatatGCTGCTGGTAGTCCAGGACCTGCTTATTTCATACTTGTTCCCCACGATGTCTGACTCAGTTCAGCATAGTCACACCTCAGCACCCGCTGGATTAGCCAGCATGGTTTGA